The Tubulanus polymorphus chromosome 1, tnTubPoly1.2, whole genome shotgun sequence genome contains a region encoding:
- the LOC141910165 gene encoding uncharacterized protein LOC141910165 → MKIIKHGATRWLSLEKALTRLLEQWIPLRKFFVEECKDHPDASSSDRKVRAKKKLNSSLTRLVCYFLQSVLPVFNQANVLLQSEKPMVHQLKPTLMGLLRKLLIRFMKPSAMSSCSELDVKYALSYNILPDKDIMIGSSALEYMSQSKGLSDDDKKSSIVMFANIISMLVTT, encoded by the exons atgaagataataaaacaTGGGGCAACACGCTGGCTTTCTTTGGAGAAAGCTCTCACACGTCTGCTTGAGCAATGGATACCATTGCGTAAATTTTTTGTAGAAGAATGCAAGGACCACCCAGATGCATCATCAAG TGATCGGAAAGTACGggctaaaaaaaaactgaattcatcattaaCCCGATTGGTCTGCTATTTCCTTCAAAGTGTGCTTCCAGTTTTTAATCAGGCTAATGTCTTGCTGCAGTCCGAAAAGCCGATGGTACATCAGTTGAAGCCAACCCTCATGGGTCTATTGCGGAAGTTACTTATCCGGTTTATGAAACCAAGTGCCATGTCATCGTGCTCTGAACTCGATGTCAAGTATGCTCTTAGTTATAATATTCTACCCGACAAAGACATAATGATTGGTAGTAGTGCATTGGAGTACATGTCACAGTCAAAAGGACTGAGTGATGATGACAAAAAAAGTTCTATAGTAATGTTCGCCAATATTATATCAATGCTTGTGACTACAT